Proteins from a single region of Kluyveromyces lactis strain NRRL Y-1140 chromosome C complete sequence:
- the GRX4 gene encoding monothiol glutaredoxin GRX4 (similar to uniprot|Q03835 Saccharomyces cerevisiae YDR098C GRX3 Hydroperoxide and superoxide-radical responsive glutathione-dependent oxidoreductase monothiol glutaredoxin subfamily member along with Grx4p and Grx5p protects cells from oxidative damage), whose product MGVIDITSQDQFTELTTTKAGDKLLVLYFYTSWAEPCVAVGKVVEALSEERCNKDVVFLSISAEEQVEISELFEVSSVPYFIFIKSGTILREMSGADPKEFVAILNQLNASGTDDNESGAANSSADNGAGSNVASSRTENVSNVGPGSPLGEDNEEQEETEEQLGERLKKLTQAAPVMLFMKGTPSEPKCGFSRQMVGILREHQIRFGFFDILKDENVRQGLKKFSDWPTFPQLYINGEFQGGLDIIKESLEEDPEFFQHTLSA is encoded by the coding sequence ATGGGTGTTATTGATATTACTTCTCAGGATCAATTTACTGAGTTGACTACTACTAAGGCGGGTGACAAGCTATTGGTATTGTATTTCTATACCAGTTGGGCCGAGCCATGTGTTGCCGTTGGAAAAGTTGTGGAAGCTCTAAGTGAAGAACGTTGCAATAAGGATGTTGTATTCTTGAGTATTTCTGCTGAGGAACAAGTTGAAATCTCTGAGCTTTTCGAAGTTTCATCTGTGCCttatttcatcttcattaaAAGCGGAACGATATTGAGAGAAATGTCGGGTGCTGATCCAAAGGAATTTGTTGCtattttgaaccaattgaaCGCTTCTGGTACTGACGATAACGAATCTGGTGCGGCTAATTCTTCTGCTGATAATGGAGCTGGTTCCAATGTCGCTTCTTCTAGAACGGAAAACGTTTCTAATGTTGGCCCAGGGTCACCATTGGGTGAAGATAACGAAGAgcaagaagaaacagaagaacAGTTGGGCGAAAGGCTAAAAAAACTTACACAAGCTGCACCTGTTATGCTGTTTATGAAGGGTACACCATCCGAGCCAAAGTGTGGCTTTTCTAGACAGATGGTTGGAATATTGAGAGAACATCAAATCAGATTTGGGTTCTTCgatattttgaaggatGAGAACGTTAGACaaggtttgaagaaattttcTGACTGGCCAACTTTCCCACAGCTATATATCAATGGTGAATTCCAAGGAGGTTTGGATATCATCAAGGAGTCATTAGAGGAAGATCCAGAGTTTTTTCAACACACTCTGTCAGCATAA